In Ciona intestinalis unplaced genomic scaffold, KH HT000074.2, whole genome shotgun sequence, the sequence tgtacATATTTTCTTTCAGATTACTTAGGTCTTGAGTATTAGATTGCATGAGCTATCTTAACCTTCTTTGGTTTGATTTGTATTTAGTAGATCTTGATGTATTTTCAATACATACCTAAGGATTTTGAAATAACTCCAACAGTTAGGGGTAAAGTGAAACTGTACAGAATGTCAAAAGTCACTTCAGTGTCAAAGAAATCCAGTGCAAAAGCTGAAGAGAAGGATAATTGCTGCAAATACTGTGACAAAGTATTTCGTTTTCCTTCAAAGCTTGTTATTCACTTGAGGACACATACTGGAGAAAAACCCTTTCAATGCTACATTTGTGACAAATCATTTACTACAAATAATAGCTTAGAATGTCACCAAAGAATCCACACTGGTGGAAAGCCATACAAATGCGACATTTGTGATGAACCATTTACTAAAAATTATAGCTTAAAATGCCACCGAAGAATACACACCCGTGAGCAGCGATACACATGCAATATTTGTGACAAACCATTTACTAGAAATGGTAGTTTAATATATCACCAAAGAATTCACACCGGTGAGAAGCGATACACATGTAATATTTGTGACAAACCATTTACTAGAAATGATAGTTTAAGTCGTCACCAAAGAATTCACACTGGTGAGAAGCCATACAAATGCGACATttgtaaaaaactatttaccaCTAATGGTAACTTGAGCAGCCACCAAAAAGTCCACACTGGTAAGGAGCCATACAAATGCGACATTTGTGACAAATTGTTTTCTTCAAATTGTAACTTAAGGCGTCATCAAAGAACTCACACTGATGAGAAGCCATGTTAATGCAAAACtagtataaaaacttttagaaATCGAGGAAATGTAAACAGCAGTAAAAGATGTATTTACCCGAAACCAACGACAAGAATATACTGAAGTTTTACC encodes:
- the zf(c2h2)-138 gene encoding zinc finger protein ZF(C2H2)-138, translating into MYFQYIPKDFEITPTVRGKVKLYRMSKVTSVSKKSSAKAEEKDNCCKYCDKVFRFPSKLVIHLRTHTGEKPFQCYICDKSFTTNNSLECHQRIHTGGKPYKCDICDEPFTKNYSLKCHRRIHTREQRYTCNICDKPFTRNGSLIYHQRIHTGEKRYTCNICDKPFTRNDSLSRHQRIHTGEKPYKCDICKKLFTTNGNLSSHQKVHTGKEPYKCDICDKLFSSNCNLRRHQRTHTDEKPC